TTAGGCTTGCTATCCCCGTGAGAGACTCCCGACCGGAGTCTCGATGGCGGTTCGACCACCATTGCATTTACTTGGGGTCGCGCAATCCCAGCCGAGTCGCCGCGATCGTCGGACGATCGAGTGTTGCGCGTATGCTCGTGTCTTTGATCTTGGGATTCTCGATGCCGACCACCGCCTTGCTTGGCCTCTAACAGTGCTGGATTCTTCAACTCTCGCTGCACTGCCTCATCTCCATCAAGCAAGGACGCAAAGCTTTCCTTCGGAGCTCCCATGAGTAATGCGGCAAGTCCGCCCGCGGGGGGATTCATCGTGCTCTCCATATGCACACCCACTCTCACGGAATAGTCCGCCTCCATGCGCTCCGGCGCATTCCCTTGTTATCGACGAACACGTGGAGATCTACGCTGACTCTTTCGTCCCAAACAAGTGTCCTGAACTCATGCTTCTGTTTGAATTCGATACCTTGCGTGCAAGGAACATATCCTCGTTCCACTTCTGTTCCCGCAAAGCAACCTCGGCCTCATGGGCCGCGCTGCGTTCCTCCTCCAGCTTCTCCGCCACCTCGCGATTGCGCCGCGCGGCAATGTAGGCAGCCATCTGCTCCGCCCTTGCCTTCTCCAGCTTTTCGATTTTTTTTGCAGCTTCAGCGGACTCGTGCACAAGAGTTCTATATCGGGCGTCGCTGGATTGATAGTGCACCGCGTTCGCCACGCACTGTATCTCCCGGATCCGCGACGCCGCAAGCGCGGCTAATCCGGATCTCGCCTGTTCGGCATGGATACGCCACTGCAAAATCTCTCGCCCGATCGCGGCCAACGCGCGATCGGCGGCATCCTCTCGCTGTCGCCGAACCATGAGAATGACGTGCAAAGAATTAACAGGACGCATCGTTAGCTCGGCAAGGCAAGCAACATCCGCGCGGCATCATCAAAGCTGGACAGTCCCGCGGTGTCCTGTCGCAGATAATCTTCTATAGCTGGCATCACCTCCAGCGCGCGATCCAGAACTGCGTCGCTTCCACGCTGATATGCGCCAATCCGGATTAAGTCTTCGGATCGCGCATACGCAGCAAGCAGTGCTCGCACGTCCGCAGCCTTCCTCAGGTGTTCCTTACTCACAATCTGCGGCATCAGCCGGCTAAGGCTGTCCAGAACCGCGATCGGTGGATAATGCCCTTTCGTTGCCAGCGCGCGACTCAGAATAATGTGCCCATCAAGCAGCGATCGCACCGTGTCCACAACTGGGTCCTGCTGATCGTCACCTTCCATCAGCACCGTATAGAACCCCGTGATGCTTCCAGTTCGAAAACGCCCGGCACGCTCCACAAGGCACGCGAGCTTGTTCAATACCGACGGCGTATATCCCTTCGCAGTCGGTGGCTCACCTGCCGCGAGACCAATCTCGCGCTGCGCCATCGCAAAGCGCGTCAGCGAATCCACCACAAGCAGCACGTCTCTTCCTTCAGCCGCAAATGCCTCCGCAACCGCCGTAGCCAGCAACGGAGCCCGCAAGCGCAACAGAGGCGGCTCATTGGACGTCGAAACAACCACCACACTCCGCGATCGGCCCTGCTCTCCCAGGACCTCGAGAAACTCTCCAACCTCTCGGCCGCGTTCGCCCACCAGCGCCATCACGATCACATCTGCCGCTGTTCCCCGCGACATCATTCCCAGCAGCGTGCTCTTGCCGACACCGCTTCCCCCAAAAATTCCCAGCCGCTGTCCACGTCCGCAAGGAACAAATCCATCAAGCGCCCGAATCCCGCAGCCCAAGTGTTCCCGGATCGGCAGTCGTTCGAACGGCTGCGGCGCCGGCCGTTCAATCTCCATCACCCGCGTCGAGCGATAACTCCCCATCCCATCCATCGGCTTGCCGCTCGCGTCCAGCACACGTCCCAGTAAGTCCGCGCCAACGCGCACCGACGGTCTTCTTCCTACCGCAGTGATCGCATCGCCCAGACGGACTCCCGCTGGAGCCTCCGTCATCATCGATAAAACAGTTCGCCCACGAAAGCCAATGATCTCGCCAGCAAACGCGACTCCATTCGCACTCTCGATCTCACACGCCTCGCCAATGCAACCAAAAGGCCCATCCGACTCAATGAGGTTACCCGTCACTCGACTCACCCGTCCCTTCCATCGGATCGGCGAGCACTGGTTCACATAATCTTCGAGCTGTCCAAGTACCTGAGATCTCATGCAGCCGGCCTGTGCGCCAGCAGCTGCGCGAAGCTCTCTTCCACATCGCGCAACTGCGCTTCAAAGCTAAAGTTCGCAGTCCCCAACTCCGTCTCAACGATGCAATCGGTTGCCTGCAGCTGCTCATCGGCAACAACATCCCATTGAGCCCGACTGCCATCGTTTCTTCCCAATTTTCTCCAGCGCTCCGCCTCAGCCGGTGCAACACGAACCCGCACAGCGGTTCCGCATTGCATTCTGTCCAAGGCAATCCGAACTAGACCTGACAGTAAGGTCGGATCCACCTCAGCTTCGCGCTGGATAATTTTGCGTGCAATTGCGAGTGACAGTTGAACCACCTCGCGCTCCACGGACCGCAAGTAATTGCTTCGCTCAAGCTCAAACTCCCGCAACCGCTGCGCCAGTCGCTCTTCTGCTTCTTCTCGCGCGCGATCCCGCTCAACACGAATTCGTTCCTCGGCCTCTGCCTTCGCCTCCTCGCGCGCAGATTGCACTCGCCGGGTGACCTCCTCTTCCGAAACCCCCGGGTTCTGCTCCGACTCAATGAGCTCAGGCGCGGGCACGGCGGCCGCTAACGCGTTGCCATAGCGGCCCACCTCCCGATACTCAAGCGCCTGGATCGAAATCAATCCACTAGACAAACGCGTCCCCTTCATCCATACGCAGGTTCATCTTTCCCTGTTCTTCTAGCTGCCGCGCAACGCTTACCATCTCTCCGTGAGCGCGCAGTGCGTCTTTGCTCCGTACCGGCCCCAGCTGCTCCATCTCTTCCTTCAGTAATTCCACCGCGCGAACAGACATCGTCTTGAAGAAACGTTCTCTCAGATCCGGACTCGCCCCCTTCAATGCCATCGCCAGCAGGTTTCGTTCAACCGCGCTGGACAGCTCGCGCAATTGGCTGTCATCCAAACGCATGAAGTCCTCAAACGTGAACATCAGCTCGCGAATATTCGAGGCGAGCTTCGGATCCTGCCCCTCAATGTTCTCCAGAATCTCGCGAGACGTCTCCGTATCTACAATGTTCATCAATTGCGCGACGTTCTGAAACCCGGAATAGGTTCGCTTGTTCAGCTCTCCCGCGGAACGCAGACGACGATGAAATGCCGCCGAAATGCGCTCTGCCATCGCCGGAGAAAACTGCCGCAGATTCGCGAGTCTGCGCACCGACTCTGCTCGCGCCGAGCGCGGCAAATGCGTCAGCAGCGCCGACGCCTGCTTCGGTTCAAGATGGCCCAATACCAAGGCGACTGTCTGCGGATGCTCACCTTCCAGCAGTCGCGCGAGCTGCTTCGGATCCGCCTTCTGCAGCGACTCCGCACGCCCGGAGTTCAGCTCATCCGTTCTCACCATTGCGCTCTGCATCTCCCTGGCGCCG
This genomic interval from Acidobacteriaceae bacterium contains the following:
- a CDS encoding FliI/YscN family ATPase, which encodes MRSQVLGQLEDYVNQCSPIRWKGRVSRVTGNLIESDGPFGCIGEACEIESANGVAFAGEIIGFRGRTVLSMMTEAPAGVRLGDAITAVGRRPSVRVGADLLGRVLDASGKPMDGMGSYRSTRVMEIERPAPQPFERLPIREHLGCGIRALDGFVPCGRGQRLGIFGGSGVGKSTLLGMMSRGTAADVIVMALVGERGREVGEFLEVLGEQGRSRSVVVVSTSNEPPLLRLRAPLLATAVAEAFAAEGRDVLLVVDSLTRFAMAQREIGLAAGEPPTAKGYTPSVLNKLACLVERAGRFRTGSITGFYTVLMEGDDQQDPVVDTVRSLLDGHIILSRALATKGHYPPIAVLDSLSRLMPQIVSKEHLRKAADVRALLAAYARSEDLIRIGAYQRGSDAVLDRALEVMPAIEDYLRQDTAGLSSFDDAARMLLALPS
- a CDS encoding FliH/SctL family protein, producing MSSGLISIQALEYREVGRYGNALAAAVPAPELIESEQNPGVSEEEVTRRVQSAREEAKAEAEERIRVERDRAREEAEERLAQRLREFELERSNYLRSVEREVVQLSLAIARKIIQREAEVDPTLLSGLVRIALDRMQCGTAVRVRVAPAEAERWRKLGRNDGSRAQWDVVADEQLQATDCIVETELGTANFSFEAQLRDVEESFAQLLAHRPAA
- the fliG gene encoding flagellar motor switch protein FliG, translating into MTALTDYSDLRGVQKAAILMTVLGDDAAAVFFRNLPEDDLKLITKEIANLGRVPPQTSQQVLREYQQMTASREFVTQGGSDTATRLLVKAFGESGAREMQSAMVRTDELNSGRAESLQKADPKQLARLLEGEHPQTVALVLGHLEPKQASALLTHLPRSARAESVRRLANLRQFSPAMAERISAAFHRRLRSAGELNKRTYSGFQNVAQLMNIVDTETSREILENIEGQDPKLASNIRELMFTFEDFMRLDDSQLRELSSAVERNLLAMALKGASPDLRERFFKTMSVRAVELLKEEMEQLGPVRSKDALRAHGEMVSVARQLEEQGKMNLRMDEGDAFV